One window of the Halobacteriovorax sp. JY17 genome contains the following:
- the frr gene encoding ribosome recycling factor — translation MMDEIKSTLNTQMTKSIDSLKHQLTKVRTGRASASVLDGVSVDYYGSATAVAQVGQISTPEARLLQIQPFDKTMIAAIEKAILGANLGLTPSNDGNLIRIPFPALTEERRKEQVKEIKKSGEDAKIGIRNSRRDQNEVVKKAEKAKEISEDDSKKFQAEIQTITDKYVAEVDVIIEAKEKELLSI, via the coding sequence ATGATGGATGAAATTAAGTCGACATTAAATACTCAAATGACAAAATCAATTGATTCACTTAAGCATCAATTAACGAAAGTTAGAACTGGTAGAGCGTCAGCTAGTGTTCTAGACGGGGTGTCTGTTGATTACTATGGTTCAGCTACAGCAGTAGCTCAAGTTGGACAAATTAGTACACCGGAAGCAAGACTTCTACAGATTCAACCATTCGATAAAACGATGATCGCTGCTATCGAAAAAGCTATCCTAGGAGCAAATCTTGGTCTTACTCCATCAAATGATGGGAACTTAATCAGAATTCCTTTTCCGGCCCTAACGGAAGAGAGAAGAAAAGAGCAAGTTAAAGAGATTAAGAAGAGTGGCGAAGATGCAAAAATTGGAATCAGAAACTCTCGTCGTGATCAAAATGAAGTTGTAAAGAAAGCTGAAAAGGCAAAAGAGATTTCAGAAGATGATTCAAAGAAATTTCAAGCTGAGATTCAGACAATTACTGATAAGTATGTCGCAGAAGTTGACGTGATTATAGAGGCAAAAGAAAAAGAGCTACTTTCAATTTAA